ATTTTGGTACATCCAACAGTTCACATTTCTAGACCCAAACATAGTGGCTGAGTTGCTCTGAGATGATCTCGATGTTGCTCAATTCAAATGTTATACTATATGCAAGAACTACATTCTTACGTGAATGTTTATGATACTTTTTAATTCATAAGTTATCTCGTATTTAGCAAAGTCTTGTAATACTTTCTCTGAATATGTGTATGACATAAACCCAAAATCTAACCAAATACCCAATCTGAAATATACTTCTAGGCATATGTGTAGTCAAAGTACCCAAGCTAGGTTGACCAAATCCGTGTGTGGAGCCCACACCCATGTTGGCAGTAAGAAAATTGAAGAGTCCCAGCAACATAGAACTCAAGTAATAAATTAACTGTTAAATCTGACGATTTCATCTTCTACCACCATCCCAGCAAAAAATCCAAGCCAACTCAAAGGACATCTTCCCTATTAGAAAACAAAACTTACAACCTCAAAACATGCTGGGAACAAGAGGCAGACCTTGTTTCAAGTAAAATATCAGTCATAAGATGTCAGATGTGTGATTACttagaaatttatatatgttcTTTTAAAGGTTTGACTTTTGAAGAATATTTCCCTGACTTTATAGAATCTACTGTTATCTCAGTTCTATATTTAGCATCCACAACCCCATAAGCTCATTACACTATAGGACTGAGTTAATATAATAAGGTTCATGTTTTATCCAAGTTGAACCCTTCTTTATCTCCTCGTTGAACCTATTAACTTAATCTTGAACGTATTGACATGCCCTATACCTATCAAATTTCTTTCTCGTTTCTGCATTAGGAAAGGGGAAATTCAAGATCACAGATGTTCGAAGACAGTAACACAGAGTTGGCAGGCAATATGAATGATCACAGAAGTGCAGTCTTTAATCTCTATTTTGAACATCAAaatggcaaaaaaaaaagacttacaTTCGGAGGAGCACTAAACATAGATGAGACAGAGCCATGTGGCCATCTGAATTCATCTGCAAAGATGTATGTTGAATTCTCATACCTGATTTTCAGGCCTCATGATGACCGCACTGCTTGCTAGTTACATCAGGAGCACCAACTCTTCTCTTTCCAGTATTACCAAAGTATGTGCTCTTCACATTCAAATGAATATTTATCATCTCCTGCACAAAATAATGATTTGGTGATTgttcaacaaagaaaatgaagaaacacAACCACTTAAGCACAAGGACCCCCGACCATGCAACAATTTGGGCCTCGCCAAAATTACACTAGATAACCTGCAGTCTTAAGATCAAAACAGATAATTGTCAAGCCACGTTAGGCCCAAAACCAGGCTTCATACTGCTGGATTTAAACCGTTGCATgatacccaaaaaaaaacacaaaacaaaaaacaaaaagagtaaAGAAGATATTGCAGGAAATGAACAAAGGAAACCATATATGCCTACCAACCAACTAACAACGACTCTACTAAATGTAACGTGTTGAACATACCTCCGATTTTGGGCTGAGTTATTGTTATGCCTAAGGTGCAACTTTTTGGCTTTTATGATTCCATGATGTAGTGCTGCAATGGTATGGCTATCTGGTTGTATTCCCTTTCTCCACATATCATTCACAAGTTCTTTAGCCATCTCAACATGTCCTTGCTTACAATAGCCACATATTAGAGCTGTGTACGCCACACTATCAGGTTCTAAACCTCTATCAATCATTTCAGTGAAAAGGTGAATAGCATCATCAATGTTGTCCGATTTACAATGACTATCAATCAAAACAGTGTAACAAATGACATCAGCAGTTAATTCCATCCCATTCATTTCACTCCAAAAAACTGACCCTGTATCCCTTCTTACTCTGTCATTCCTCCTTGTATCTGATGACAATCGATCTCTCTTTAAATTCTTAGAATGGCCATCAAGCATAACTGTATAAGTGATAACATCAGGGGAAATGCCCCTTTTCTTCATATCATCAAAAAGATAAATGGCTTCCTGCAAGCGATTCACCCTGCAATAACCATTTAACATCATAGTATAAATGACCACGTCTGGTGTTAATCCTCTCCAAACCAGATTATCGAACACCCACCTGGCCCTTTTCATATCTCCAGCACTACATAAGGAAGCTATTAGTTTGCTGCACATTATTTTGCAAATGCCATCACCTAATGACAACACTATCTCAAACAGCTTTAACGCTTTTCCATACTCTCCTTCAAGACAAAGGCTACTTAGAAGCTTCAAACGAgatttccttttaattaaaaCACCTTGTTTTGACAGTCTAACAAAAAGCTCAAAAGCATTTTTGGTGTTGCCTAATTCACAATACCCATTCACCATGGCAGCATAATTTTCTGCGGATTTATTTTCCAAactattgaaaaatatttcagccTCTTCCCCATAACCTCCAATGCATAAGCCCTCAATAATCACATTATGTGTGACAGTTGTTGGTGTCAACTTTTGTTCCTTCATATGGTCCAAAAGGTGAATTGCCTCTTTAACAAGGCCATTTCTAGAAAATCCACCAGCAAGCACATTATAAGTAATAATGTCAGGTTTCAAgcctttttctttcatttcatcAAATAAACCCATCGCATCTAAAATTTGTCCATGGAGGCAATAGCCATTTATTAAAGTAGTGTAATGCACGATGTCAGGTGTCATCCTCTTATCCTTCATCTCATCAAGCAACTTCTCAGCCTCTTCAAACCTACCGAGTTTGCACAAAGCATCAATTACACCATTATAAGCCACCTCATCAAGAAAAATACCTTTCTTCTTAAAACTACTGAACTGATCAACGGCATCGCATGCCTTGCCATTTTTGCACAAGCACTGAAGAATTAAGCTAACAATCACACAATTACTTTTGATACCCCTTGTTTCCATCTTGTCATGGAAAGCCAGAGCTTTAGAAATGTTCCCTGTAGTGCAGTATCCATTAATTACAGCCCCATAAGAAACGGCATCAGGGACCATTCCTTGCTCCTCCATGTCAAGCAGCACCATTTCTGCCTCGTGCAGCTTCTTCTCATTAACAAACCCACGAATTACAGCAGTGTAGGCATAGACATCAAGGGGTAAATTTACTCCTTTCCACGCCCGCAATACATCATAGCCCAAGTCTGATCTACCATACGAGCAAAGCCCTTCAATGTAAGTAGAATAAGTAAACTCATTAGGAGATTCACCGGCTTTCTCCATCTCCTCAAATACACCAACTGCTTCTTCAAAATTGCCTTTTCTACATAATGCCTTGATCACAATTCCATAAGTATACACATTTGGACTCACCGAAATCCTCTTCAACTGTTTATAAACCGCCACAGCCATATCTACTTTCCCACACTCAACAAGCCTATTCATGAGATAATTACATGACAACACACTCAATCCAAAACCACACCTTTTTGTCTGGAACAGAACATCAATAGCTTCATCAAACATCCTTAAACTAGCATAAGCCTTAACCAATCCATCTAAAGCCCGAACCAACGAATTGGGGCCCTCAGCATTCAACCCCTCCACCAATTCCTCAAACAAGTCAGAAACTTCAAACCCCAACCCCTTCTTTCCCAAATTTATAACCTCTAAAAACAAAGAATCCAACTTCATATCCATACCCCAATAACAAAATGTCCTAATCATAGCCATATAAGTCTGAATATCATGTTTAAACCCACTTTCTTTCAACTGACGAAAAAATGATAAAGCATCATTAGGCTCTTCCCTTAAACTATTAAGCATTTCAGTGACCCAATACGAGTTCACCTCAACAGTATTGTTAGTTAACTCATTATTTTTCATGTGGGTATTTCCAATTTGTTCATCAAACCTAGAATCCGACAAATATGGAGTTAATTGAGCTACTGAAGAAACTGATTTCAATCGAATATATTGAGTGTTCTTGAAAAATTTTCTGTAAGAAGCTAACCTTATTGACGAAACCCACATGGAAAAAATATTCAGACAAGCATTTGATTGATTGATTCTACCTGGTTTGTGACAAAAGTAGCAGGAGAGAGTGATACTactcttaaaccctaaaccctatttATATACAAATCGTTCAAAAGGAAGACAATTTATGTTTGTCTAAGGGTATTTTCGACTTTTCACTACACCAAATTGCAACGACCTAGGGCTCCTCTTTATGAGAAgcaaaaatttgaaagaattacTCTGTGGAAAGGTGACAATCGCAGAAAGCTCAGGTTTTGCTGGGAAGCTTCAATTTTGGACAAGGTAACAATGGCTTATTCTTCTGAAATATTCTTATTCTCATTACATTGCTATTGAGGCAGCACTAGTATTGGTGCTGAGTAAAATTTTTCCCTCTTTTGGTGAAGTACTAGCAGAAAGATAGATACTTTATATAATGGAGGTACGACTACTTTGAAAGTCTCTCAAGGCATGGGGATTGCAAATATAGTGTAGTGAGGAGATGGTGTGACAGTATAAATTATCCATATTTGATTTACCAAAGTATACACTATGTAGCATTACaaagaaaatttacaaataGAAACGATGATTACACAACTGAAGATTAGTTAATCATTTACGCCCATGTATATCTGTACTCGTAAATACTAACCATTTCCCCCCTTTCATATTAGGCAATACCTCCATAATCTATTGCAttataccattttttttttttgaaaaaacttagTAGAAAAAGAAGTTAAGCTAATCTTGGTGGTTCATTGGGTGGAGTGTGGTAGGGCTTTTAGCCTAACCAACTAggtaaaagaaagagaagaagagaatcTAATCGACATGTTACTAGAAACCAATAATCATGACATCTGAAGCTACATTCTTGAGATAGTGTCTTTTCACAAGTTTTGCCTTGATCAAATCCATCTATATGTAGTATGTAAAGTTGAAATAATTTCCCAATCAATTAATTGTTGAAGTACATTCTTTACATTTGTTGGCATTTTATCTAAGTTAAGGGGTAATTTTATATTTCCTTTCTTTACTTGTAGAAAATGAtacaataaattattatatcacCTCTTTTTTGATGTTGTGCAAGGCGTGCCATTTTCTTTATGCAGATTTTAGGACGATTATAGCATTAACACCTGcgaaaaaaatacttatatggATAGATCATCAATTGGAAAAGGTTCTCTCTTAGTGAAAGCAGGCCATGATAAGAATGCCAAATGGCGTAAAAACTATGATCGTACGACATGGCACTTTAAACTCTAATCTATGTGGAAATTAGGGTTCTAACAGGGACTCTTCACTGTCTCCGAATGCTGGAGTCATCTCATGTCTTAGTTTCTTGTAGTCTTATCTTTGATATGATGGTTAAGTTTTTTCTAACATGATTTTATCTTGTAATAGGATTGCGATGGACACTATTAAACAAGAGAAAGTAAGAAGATTTGAGGAGTTTATTGATCGCCGTTTGAAACCAGATCTAGTTCACGCAATTGCTGAACGGTACTAACAAATATATCATTCACTTCAGTTTTCCTGAATTCGTTTtctattacatatatatttatttgtttaggGGACTTCTTTTCTCATTCACTGTTCAACCCCTTTCCTTGAATGAGAAAGATGTTTCTCAGCTAAACACTTGTCTTATTAAAGGGAATGGATCTTTGATGACCTATAGttaaaaggtcttttcaagaaTATTCTCGTTTTGGTGGTTTTAAGAATGTTCTTTCGAAACTTATTTGCCATGTTGTTGTATTAATGGTCCAATTGTGTAGTGGAATAAAAAACAACTAAGTGTATTCATGTCAAATTGGGGCTTAAATCCGCAATGACATACATGTAAATTTAACATTTATATATGTGAAGAACAGGGACGTCCAAACTACTGCATAGGAAGTAATGGAATGATTTACACCCAACATTGCTAAAGTTACCTATGTATGAGAAAAGATGTAATAAGATTTTCTGCACAAAATCTTATGGTGGCCTAACTTTGTTTCATCTTGTTTCCTTCAACTTTATGGCTGCAGGGACAAGGTCTTTGAACAACAAAAGATTTTGTATCCTTTTCATGTTATTTTATTGTTACATTACCAACATATAGTTGGATCATCTTTTCAGTCTTTCGGACTTTTAGTAGTAGTTCGCACTTGCAGGTATGTGAGTGGATGAATTGTTTAATTACTTACTTATATGAAAATTGACGTTGGAGTGAGGTCTACATAGTTTTCTTAACTGTATCATTTTTTAGCTCTGATTTAAGAAGTAATATAGAGAATTTGGAGAAGAACAACGTAACTAATCTGAAGACATTGGTTAATATTGGCTCTGAAGTATATCTGCAAGCTGATGTGTAGGTCtttcttatctttatttaaatgtttgtagaaaattattgaatatataaaagttaAGTGATGTCTACTTTATTTGAACATGTATTGAtactttttgctttttttttttttcatttacaattgaaaatCTGTATCTTGATGATTTCTAATACCTCAGTATTTTCATCCACTGCATATTGATATTTCTTCTTGAGTTGATCTGACAGCCCAGATACAACATGCATATTTGTTGATGTTGGACTTGGATTTCATGTGGAGTTCACTTGGTCGGAAGCTCTAAATTATATATCAGCAAGGGAGGAGAAACTAGCTAGGTATTACTAATCTCTGCTTCTATCAGTAGTGTCTTATTTCCATTTGAGGACTTAAATTCAAGTAAAGTCCCTTTCAAAATCTTTACATTGTGTAAAGGATAAGTTGGTCACATGATAAATCCATCTTCTGTTCTTAAGATTTGGAAAATAAGTGCAAAGATAAATATAACATTCAGTAAAGTGGCCATCTTAAAAGTAGATCAAACACCTCAAGGAGCATTCAATAGGATGTAGAGTTGGGATCTCTTTCCTGCTAATCAGAAGAGATAGGATGTGTTTAATAAATCTAATTACTGGTAAGTCAGGCACTTAATAAAGGGAGATGAAAAAGTTCGAGTGCAATTTTCCAGTGTCAAAGGCATGTAGTTAGTAGCATATTTTAATAGCCATCACGCCATTTTCCATGCAATGGACTGAGTCTGGCTAGGTGGAGGAATATGCACCAATGCAGTGTCTTAAAAGTTTTCAAGAAACTCAGGCTGTGAAGGAAAAGGTAAAAACCTTGTTTAAGCAAAAATTGGCAACTCTAATAGAGATTGTATAGTACTGGTAAAGCTAAAATCTCCTGAACTACCACCTTAATTGCGATCCACTGACAGCATAACTAAACTAACAACTCCAAATTATTCTGCTCAAGCATGTTTTTGCTTGCCAGTTTGGATAAACTTTAATCAGACTGTGCTATTGATTAAAAGATAGGAAGATCGAATATGAGCATGTGAATATCAATGTCTAATCAGCTTAGATGTTTGTGCTTATTTTGCTCCCCCTTCTTCTCTAATTTCACTTTAAGTTTCTTGGTATTGGAACCAACTAGTTCAGCTCTTGTTTTTTTTCTGGGGTGGAGGGAAGTGAAGGATGGGTGCGTTTTTTAACCTTTCACACTCAAGAAAGAGGAAAAACCTTCTCCGCATGTTTTGTGACT
The DNA window shown above is from Solanum stenotomum isolate F172 chromosome 6, ASM1918654v1, whole genome shotgun sequence and carries:
- the LOC125866997 gene encoding pentatricopeptide repeat-containing protein At2g26790, mitochondrial isoform X2; translation: MWVSSIRLASYRKFFKNTQYIRLKSVSSVAQLTPYLSDSRFDEQIGNTHMKNNELTNNTVEVNSYWVTEMLNSLREEPNDALSFFRQLKESGFKHDIQTYMAMIRTFCYWGMDMKLDSLFLEVINLGKKGLGFEVSDLFEELVEGLNAEGPNSLVRALDGLVKAYASLRMFDEAIDVLFQTKRCGFGLSVLSCNYLMNRLVECGKVDMAVAVYKQLKRISVSPNVYTYGIVIKALCRKGNFEEAVGVFEEMEKAGESPNEFTYSTYIEGLCSYGRSDLGYDVLRAWKGVNLPLDVYAYTAVIRGFVNEKKLHEAEMVLLDMEEQGMVPDAVSYGAVINGYCTTGNISKALAFHDKMETRGIKSNCVIVSLILQCLCKNGKACDAVDQFSSFKKKGIFLDEVAYNGVIDALCKLGRFEEAEKLLDEMKDKRMTPDIVHYTTLINGYCLHGQILDAMGLFDEMKEKGLKPDIITYNVLAGGFSRNGLVKEAIHLLDHMKEQKLTPTTVTHNVIIEGLCIGGYGEEAEIFFNSLENKSAENYAAMVNGYCELGNTKNAFELFVRLSKQGVLIKRKSRLKLLSSLCLEGEYGKALKLFEIVLSLGDGICKIMCSKLIASLCSAGDMKRARWVFDNLVWRGLTPDVVIYTMMLNGYCRVNRLQEAIYLFDDMKKRGISPDVITYTVMLDGHSKNLKRDRLSSDTRRNDRVRRDTGSVFWSEMNGMELTADVICYTVLIDSHCKSDNIDDAIHLFTEMIDRGLEPDSVAYTALICGYCKQGHVEMAKELVNDMWRKGIQPDSHTIAALHHGIIKAKKLHLRHNNNSAQNRRR
- the LOC125866997 gene encoding pentatricopeptide repeat-containing protein At2g26790, mitochondrial isoform X1, encoding MWVSSIRLASYRKFFKNTQYIRLKSVSSVAQLTPYLSDSRFDEQIGNTHMKNNELTNNTVEVNSYWVTEMLNSLREEPNDALSFFRQLKESGFKHDIQTYMAMIRTFCYWGMDMKLDSLFLEVINLGKKGLGFEVSDLFEELVEGLNAEGPNSLVRALDGLVKAYASLRMFDEAIDVLFQTKRCGFGLSVLSCNYLMNRLVECGKVDMAVAVYKQLKRISVSPNVYTYGIVIKALCRKGNFEEAVGVFEEMEKAGESPNEFTYSTYIEGLCSYGRSDLGYDVLRAWKGVNLPLDVYAYTAVIRGFVNEKKLHEAEMVLLDMEEQGMVPDAVSYGAVINGYCTTGNISKALAFHDKMETRGIKSNCVIVSLILQCLCKNGKACDAVDQFSSFKKKGIFLDEVAYNGVIDALCKLGRFEEAEKLLDEMKDKRMTPDIVHYTTLINGYCLHGQILDAMGLFDEMKEKGLKPDIITYNVLAGGFSRNGLVKEAIHLLDHMKEQKLTPTTVTHNVIIEGLCIGGYGEEAEIFFNSLENKSAENYAAMVNGYCELGNTKNAFELFVRLSKQGVLIKRKSRLKLLSSLCLEGEYGKALKLFEIVLSLGDGICKIMCSKLIASLCSAGDMKRARWVFDNLVWRGLTPDVVIYTMMLNGYCRVNRLQEAIYLFDDMKKRGISPDVITYTVMLDGHSKNLKRDRLSSDTRRNDRVRRDTGSVFWSEMNGMELTADVICYTVLIDSHCKSDNIDDAIHLFTEMIDRGLEPDSVAYTALICGYCKQGHVEMAKELVNDMWRKGIQPDSHTIAALHHGIIKAKKLHLRHNNNSAQNRRLQVI
- the LOC125868932 gene encoding LOW QUALITY PROTEIN: uncharacterized protein LOC125868932 (The sequence of the model RefSeq protein was modified relative to this genomic sequence to represent the inferred CDS: inserted 2 bases in 1 codon; deleted 1 base in 1 codon) yields the protein IVQKEDNLCLSKGIFDFHYTKLQRPRAPXFMRSKNLKELLCGKVTIAESSGFAGKLQFWTRIAMDTIKQEKVRRFEEFIDRRLKPDLVHAIAERDKVFEQQKIFSDLRSNIENLEKNNVTNLKTLVNIGSEVYLQADVPDTTCIFVDVGLGFHVEFTWSEALNYISAREEKLARQIEEYTRLIASIKAQIKMVCEGIRELLQILPERAY